The genomic DNA TCCGTGTGCGTGAGGACCTCTTCGTCGCGGGCGAGGTTCGCCCACTCCCGCTGGGCGCGAATCGCGATGTCAGAGTCTCCTGGCGGCGGAGAGTTTGGAGTCAGAGGCAGACCGGTGCCGACGAGCTCGTGGATGCGCAGCAGCGCCGCGGCCATCTCGCGGGCGATGGTGGTCAGAGGTGTCGCCGGATCCGGTGGTGAGCCCGGCACACGGGTTGTGACGATGACCGGGTCGTTGGAGTCGGCGCTGTGGGCGATGAGACGGGGGACGAGATCGCCGAGCGGGCTCAGCCGATCGAGCACCGCGGCCTCTTTGATCGCCGCATCATGGCCCGTGGGAAATGCGCGGACGACGAGCTCCGCGTCTCCGTCGCGGGCCGCCAGGGTCAGCGCATGTTGACCGCCGGCAAGGGTCTCGACAGATCTCAGCTTCCGGCCGATCAGCGCCGAAGCTGTCGCGAGGGCGCGGGATCGGCGGCTTCGCTCGGCCGTCTTGAGCTGTCTCTTCAGCCCTTCGGCATAGCGCCTGGCCATCAACTCCTGGGCCGCCACTGTCACCGGAGCGCCCGGACGGAGGAGAGGATGTGCTGGGACGGAGTCGGCGCTGATGGCCACGCGGAGGCGGCCGTCAGTGCCGACGGACACGAGGAAGGTCTCCTCTCCGTTCTCGAGGTGGCCCGGCAGGGTGCGATAGGTGAATCCGGCGCGATCCCTCTCATCGATCACCCGTGTGACGACGCATGCACCCACGGGTACGAGCAGATCGCGACCGCGCAGCCGCCTCGGCGGGACCGGCCAAACGGGGTTGAGTCCCAGGCTGACGATCTGGCCTTCGGATACGCGACGGCTCGGACGGACCACCACGCCGGCGAGGTCCTGCATCATCCAGGAGAAGATCGCTTCCCGCGCGAGCGGGAACTGGTCGCCCGAGCCGAGGTCGAGATGGAACTCGAGATGATTCATGACTCCATTCTCGTTCAGTTCTCTCGTTCGATGGCCGTAGTCCTTGTCATCTTCGAACGGCTGTGCCTACGATGAGAACTGATGGCTGAACGAACGCTCGCTTCAGGGCAATTCGCCAGGTCAGCGCCGAATGACCATGTCACAGCACGAACACTGGAGTTCATCTATGTCAGACAGCACCTCATCCGCTCAGCCCGCAGCTGCCTCGGCGGCTCCGAAATCCGGTCGCCGCTTCGAAGGACAGGTCGCTGTCATCACCGGCGCCAGCCGTGGCATCGGTCTAGGAATCGCTCGGCGGCTGAACGCGGAGGGGGCCACCGTCGTCCTCACCGCGCGCAAGCCCGAAGCGCTGAATGAGGCGGTCGCCGAGTTCCCCGAAGGAACGGCGCTTGCCATCGCCGGCAAGGCCGACGACCCGGCTCACAGGGCAGAGGTGCTCGACACGATCGCTGAGAAGTTCGGTCGCCTCGATGTGCTCGTGGCCAACGCTGGAATCAACCCCGTCTACGGCCCGCTCGTCGACATGGAACTCGATGCCGCGCGAAAGATCTTCGACGTCAATGTGCTCGGCACGCTGGCCTGGGTGCAGGACGCGGTCCATCATAATGGCCTGAATTTCCGCGAGAACAGGGGACGGGTGGTGGCGATCTCCTCGGTGGCCGGGCAGGTGCCGAGCGAGGGCATCGGCTTCTACGGCATCTCGAAGGCGGCGGTCTCGCATCTGACGAAGACGCTCGCCGTGGAGCTCGGACCCGACATCCGCGTCAACGCCGTCGCCCCGGCAGTGGTCAAGACGAAGTTCGCCACCGCGCTCTACGAAGGCAGGGAAGAGGAGGTCGCCTCCGCGTACCCGGTCAAGCGCCTCGGCACTCCCGAGGACATTGCCGGAGCCGTCGCCTATCTGGCCTCAGAGGACGCCGACTGGATCACCGCTCAGGTGCTCACCGCCGATGGGGGTGTCGTCACCGCCGGTGGCAGCGCCTGAAACTGAGGCTGAGCCCGCGGCTGAACGTCGGTTGCCGGTAGCCGGCAGCCCGAATCTAGGTCGCCATCGGACATCTGCACCCGAATCTAGGTCGCCATCGGATACTTCTCTTGACGGAAAGTAACCGATGGCGACCTAAGTTCTTTGCGGCACCGTTTTGAGGCGCATTGTTGGGTCGATCCACGGTGTTTCAGGCGTGGAAACCACCGTGGATCGACCCAACAATCCAATGCGGGCAGGGTTCGTGGAACGTTTCGCGAGCAGCCTGCCGCTATTTCGCGAGCAGCTTGTGGCCGGGCGACCGTCACTTCATCGGGTCGACAGGCGCCACCCTTACTTCGCCGGAAGGCCGGCGGCGTGCGCGCAGATCTTGCCGTAGCGTTCGGCCACGCCAGCAGGATCAAGCTCACCGCCGGCCCGGTACCACTGCGAGACGCCCGTGCAGATAGTCGTGATCGCTCGTGAGGCATCCCGCGGGAACTCCGTGGTGAAGCTGCCGTCGGCAACGCACTCCTCGACCACCTCGTCGAGGAGTTTCTGTTGCCGGTCACGAGCGGCGATATGAGCATCCCGGTGCTGATCTTTCAGCGCTCGGATCTCGCTGAATGCGATGAAGGCGAGATCGGACTGGTGCGCGTGGAAGAGCAGCAGGCATTCGATGAGTCGGTCGAAGCGGGCGGTCCGCTCCTGCCCGCCGTCGGCGAGCGCCGCGACGCTGCGCTGCCACAGATCCTCCATCGCCAGGCGGTCGATCTCGGCGA from Brevibacterium sp. JSBI002 includes the following:
- a CDS encoding DUF1990 family protein, with the protein product MNHLEFHLDLGSGDQFPLAREAIFSWMMQDLAGVVVRPSRRVSEGQIVSLGLNPVWPVPPRRLRGRDLLVPVGACVVTRVIDERDRAGFTYRTLPGHLENGEETFLVSVGTDGRLRVAISADSVPAHPLLRPGAPVTVAAQELMARRYAEGLKRQLKTAERSRRSRALATASALIGRKLRSVETLAGGQHALTLAARDGDAELVVRAFPTGHDAAIKEAAVLDRLSPLGDLVPRLIAHSADSNDPVIVTTRVPGSPPDPATPLTTIAREMAAALLRIHELVGTGLPLTPNSPPPGDSDIAIRAQREWANLARDEEVLTHTDFWTGNALWEQGRLTGVVDWSGASRGPRGVDLAWCRQDLVLLGSPEAAAVFLDEYERLLGRRINDIRAWDVQAAARANDRVETWLPNYHGIGLIDMTAEDLRDRLDTWNAQL
- a CDS encoding SDR family oxidoreductase, whose amino-acid sequence is MSDSTSSAQPAAASAAPKSGRRFEGQVAVITGASRGIGLGIARRLNAEGATVVLTARKPEALNEAVAEFPEGTALAIAGKADDPAHRAEVLDTIAEKFGRLDVLVANAGINPVYGPLVDMELDAARKIFDVNVLGTLAWVQDAVHHNGLNFRENRGRVVAISSVAGQVPSEGIGFYGISKAAVSHLTKTLAVELGPDIRVNAVAPAVVKTKFATALYEGREEEVASAYPVKRLGTPEDIAGAVAYLASEDADWITAQVLTADGGVVTAGGSA
- a CDS encoding TetR/AcrR family transcriptional regulator; amino-acid sequence: MSNATMTNWREYDAPLLSPILQSALNSFVTGGFHGTSIRQLAGAAGLSVPGLYHHFASKHAILAEIDRLAMEDLWQRSVAALADGGQERTARFDRLIECLLLFHAHQSDLAFIAFSEIRALKDQHRDAHIAARDRQQKLLDEVVEECVADGSFTTEFPRDASRAITTICTGVSQWYRAGGELDPAGVAERYGKICAHAAGLPAK